The stretch of DNA CCAAAGGGCCTCCATGTCACCAGCCAGAAATCTTCCAATACGCGTTACGTCGTTCTCCGAAACCATTCGGATCCCCTCGGCCAGTGGCAGGAGGAAAAACGCGACGTCCTTCAAGACTACCGCGACCTGTTCGGAGAGGAACCGCCATCGGTCGGAGGGATCACGCTGATGATCGATTCGGACGACACAAAATCAACCGCCGAAAGTTATTTCGATATACTGCGGTTTCATAAAGAGTAATTTTCCGGACAATAATCCGATCGACTGTCAAGACCGTCTGATCGGCGTGGACGGACAGAGAGGAGAATACGTTATAGGCCTTAACTTAAAAAAATTCTTGCACTATGGATGCGTCTGTGCTAAAAATGGCAAAATTTGTATATCTCTGACTGGAGGTGTATATGACGAACCGACGGTTGAGGAAATTGATGCCTAGCGCTTCCGCAACCCAACTGACACGACTGGGTAACAAAATCCGACGGTTTTTTCTCTGCGCCGTGAAACCCCGCTATGTTCAAGAAATGATCCAGCACCGCGGGGGTGAATGCGTTCAATGCGGCAAATGTTGCAAACTGGTTTTCAAATGCCCGTTTCTCGGAGGGACGGATGAAAATCCGCGATGCATGGTCTATGAAGGACGGCCCAAACCCTGTGTCGCCTTTCCAATCGATGAGCGCGACCTCGCCGACGTAAATTTTCAGTGCGGTTACTTCTTCAGCGGCGTTACGACTCCGGCACCCGATCTCATCCAGATCCCCGTGCCAGCCTATGCACGCCAAGCCCGGTCGGCTTCGAACCTTGCAACCGACATTTAATTTCAGTCTGTTTCATGATTTGATCTCATCCAATACCGTCCTTGTTGCCCCGGCCCGCTGCATCTCCTGTTCGGCCTGTTCGCTGTCTTTGGATTTCACGTTCACCCCCCGCGACGCATCCGCCAGATAGATCGCCTTGAATCCGGCCTTCAAGGCATCCAGAACGGTGCTCTTCACGCAGTAGTCGGTGGCCAATCCGCCCACAAACACCGTTTCGACCTCCCTCTCCTTTAACCACTCGGCCAGGCTCGTGCCCTGAAACCCGGAATAGGCTTCATGCTTTGCGTCCGTCCCCTTTGAAACGATCTTCGACTCGGCGGGAAGGTTCAGACCGGGACGAAACTCGGCCCCCGGCGTTTCCTGGATGCAATGCGGCGGCCAGATTCCGCCAAAGGGTTTAAATGAACTGTGATCGCGGGGATGCCAGTCACGCGTCGCGATGATCGGAGCATGATGGGACTGAAAGATTCGTATATATTTGTTAAGGACCGGCACGACCTGATCTCCATCCGCAACGGCCAGGGCTCCCCCCGGACAGAAATCATTCTGCACGTCCACGATGATGAGCGCGGTCTTGCTTGAAACCTTCAACCGCTCTGCGAGGCTGTTCTTGGCCGGCGGCATGATCCCCTCCAAGCGATGCTAAAGATCCCGCATGACCCGGCCCGGGGTCACGGAGTCCCGAGTAACTGCGGCGGGTCGACCCGAGCCAGCGTCGCCGTAATGGAGCCGATGGCGACCTTTCCGTTCATTTGGACGGGGATTCGGCGTGCATCGTCCGTGATCCAGACATAAAGATCGCCTTTATTCCACAGAAGTCCGTCGAAAAGGACGATGGCCTTGACCTTGATGGTTGGAACGGTTCCGATCGCGGTCTTGAGGGATTCACGGCCCAGGATCTGAACTTCCAGTTTCCAGTTTTTTTTACTTTCGTGGACATCGATGAAGACCGAAGCTCCGGTCGTCAAATTGGGAACCGTTCTAAAATAGTACAGAGAGGACAGGATATCCTGGACCTGAGGCGGGACGTCATACTTGGAGGTCCGACCCTTGAACAGCATGACCGCCGTATGCTCATCCTGATCGAACTGAACCACCTTGTATCGTACCCGCGAACCATGCCGCTGGTCCACGGTGATTTTGTACGGATACAACCCTTGGGCGTCGATGATGGACTCGACCCGATCCTTGACCGGGAAAAAAAGGGAGAGCCAATCGTTCGATGTCGCTGTGGAAACGAGGTGGAAGACGTCGTGACCGTTCAATCGTCCGCCGGACTCGGATTGGAGAACAGCCTCGCCCACCGTGAGGCCGGCCCAGCTGATGTCGTAAGAAAGGCGTTCGCTAAAAAAGAAGGGGGGCACCACGGGCGGAGGGGAGAGTTCGGACAGGGATGCTTGAACGGGCGGCAGGAAGAGAAGAACAAACCAGACCCCCAACATCAATCTGATGAAAGGCCGCCGGAATATTTTAAGGACGGCATCAGTAAGCATTTTTATTGACGAGGCCTTTCCAGACGGTAAACCACATGATCTTCAGATCAAACCAGAGGGACCACTTTTCAATATACTCCAGATCACACCGGATCCGCTGGTCCAACGACGTATTTCCCCGCCAGCCGTTCACCTGGGCCCAGCCCGTGATGCCCGCTTTGATCTTGTGCCTCAGCATGTACTTCGGAATCGTGTCTCTGAACTTCTCGACAAACTCCGGACGCTCCGGCCGCGGGCCCACGATGCTCATCTCCCCTTTGAGCACATTCCAAAACTGGGGCAGCTCATCCAAACTGGTTCGTCTTAGAATCGTCCCGAGCGGCGTGCGGCGCGGGTCGTCGGCCTTGGCCCAAACCGCGCCCGTTCCTTCTTCCGCATTGGATCGCATCGTCCGGAACTTCAGCATCTCGAACATGCGACCGTCATAGCCCATCCGCGTCTGGCGGTAGAAGATGGGACCCGGCGACGTCACCTTGACGAGCCACGCAACCATCAGCATCACGGGGGAAAGGAGAATCAGAATAAAGAGCGAGAACAATATGTCGGTGAGCCGTTTCAGAACCTGGTTCCAACCGTACAGGGGTGTCGCCTGAAGGGTGACGACCGGAAGCCCGTCGAACAGCTCGGCCTGCCCCCGGATCGTCATGAACTGAAGGAGGTCCGGAACGATCCGGACATCCACCGTCTGATCCTGAAGGAACCGGAGGATCTTGGGAGCCTCGGCATAGGCGTCATACGGAAGCGCGAGGAAGACGTGATCGATGGAACGGCTCATGAGAACAGCCGGAAGCTCATCGTAAGTCCCCAAAACGCCGACGCCGCGCAGGTCCCGGCCCACCTTTTCAGGCTTACGCGTCAGATAACCAATCACCTTGATCCCCAGTTCGCGGTGGCTATGGAGCCGGGCCGCGAGCTCCTGACCCAACTCCCCGGCCCCCACGATGAGGGCGTAGCGAATGTTGTGCCCCCTTCGCCGCAAAACCCGGAACAGCTCGCGAAAACTCCAACGGCTGAGCGTCACCAAAACGATGGCGAGGCCCCAAAATAGGATGAATACCAGACGCGAGTACTCATACTGTCTTAAGAAAAAGCTCAGGGCCACGACCACGAGCGTGGCCAGACTGCAGGCCTTGGTAATGTCCCAGACCTCGGAAAGGTGCGAGGAGATCCGGCGGGGGCGGTACAGATCAAAGGCCTTGAAGACAATCCCCCATACAATCAGGATGGCCGGCAGGAGGACCAGGTAGGCTTGAAAGGGGGCCATCCCTTTTGTAACGGGGACCAGCCGCGTTTGAAAACGTAAAAGATAGGCCCCGGACCAGGCGATCGAGATCAGGGCGAGATCAAAGATGAAAAAAAGGGATTTGAAGAACTCACTGTACTTTTTGAGCATGACGCGTTTCTTTAAACTCCTCGTACTTTACCCGAATATACCGATTGAGCCTCTCCTTGAACTGTTGGCGATCGAACGGCCGGACATGCTCGCGAATTCGAACCGGATCGAAACGGTCCCGATTCGATTCAAAGGCGCGCACCGCCTCGATCAATGCCTCCGGAGTTTGGGCATCAAAGAACACCCCTGTCGGAGGTCGCCCATCAGTTTGTGAACGATTTAACGAAACCACTGTTTCCAGCACCCCGCCTCGGCCGTACGCGATCACGGGTTTCCCGCAGGCCATCGCCTCCAGCGGCACGATCCCGAAATCCTCCTCGCCCGGAAAGACGAGCGCCCGGCAGGCGGAATAACTCTCGCGAACCTCGGCATCCGACTTCCAACCCAGGAATTCGATCGTGGGGCCGGCCGTCTCCTTGAGACGATTTTCATCCTGTCCCGTTCCGATGATCTTCAGCGGCATTTTTAATCGGTTAAACGCCTCGATCGCGAGGTCCACCCGCTTGTAGGGCGCGAACGCCGTCACGATCAGATAGAAACCCTCATCCCGGTGGGACACCGAAAAGGCTTCGAAATTCACTGGCGGGTAAATTACATCGGCCTGCCGCCCGTAGAGGCGCCGGATACGATCGGCGACATGGCACGAGTTGGCGACAAACACATTCACTCCGTCGTTGGAACCACGGTCCCAGCGTTGTAAACGGCGACGGATAATCCCCATCGCGGCCCGAACCGCCCATCCCGATCGTCCCCGACCGAAATAATCTTCATACTGCTCCCAGACGTAGCGCATCGGGGTATGGACATAACTAACATGGAACGCTCCGGATGGAACCCGGACCCCCTTGGCCACGCAGTGGCTTGTGCTGACAATCAAATCATACCCCGATAGATCGAACGATTCAACCCCCCGGGGGAATAACGGCAGATAGTACCGATAGGCGCTTTGAGCGGCCGGAAGGCGTTGGATGAAGCTGGTTCGGATCGGATGTTTTTCGATCGTCGAGGAGACGGCGCCGGGGACGCGGAGCAGCGTGTAGATCGGCGCCTCGGGGAATAGCTCGCAGAGCACCTCAAGGCACCGCTCCCCGCCCCGCATCCCGGTAAGCCAGTCATGAACCAGCGCGACCTTCATGGATCAACCAGCGGGTGGATTTTGTC from Nitrospiria bacterium encodes:
- a CDS encoding nicotinamidase; amino-acid sequence: MPPAKNSLAERLKVSSKTALIIVDVQNDFCPGGALAVADGDQVVPVLNKYIRIFQSHHAPIIATRDWHPRDHSSFKPFGGIWPPHCIQETPGAEFRPGLNLPAESKIVSKGTDAKHEAYSGFQGTSLAEWLKEREVETVFVGGLATDYCVKSTVLDALKAGFKAIYLADASRGVNVKSKDSEQAEQEMQRAGATRTVLDEIKS
- a CDS encoding DUF3108 domain-containing protein; this encodes MLGVWFVLLFLPPVQASLSELSPPPVVPPFFFSERLSYDISWAGLTVGEAVLQSESGGRLNGHDVFHLVSTATSNDWLSLFFPVKDRVESIIDAQGLYPYKITVDQRHGSRVRYKVVQFDQDEHTAVMLFKGRTSKYDVPPQVQDILSSLYYFRTVPNLTTGASVFIDVHESKKNWKLEVQILGRESLKTAIGTVPTIKVKAIVLFDGLLWNKGDLYVWITDDARRIPVQMNGKVAIGSITATLARVDPPQLLGTP
- a CDS encoding glycosyltransferase, translating into MKVALVHDWLTGMRGGERCLEVLCELFPEAPIYTLLRVPGAVSSTIEKHPIRTSFIQRLPAAQSAYRYYLPLFPRGVESFDLSGYDLIVSTSHCVAKGVRVPSGAFHVSYVHTPMRYVWEQYEDYFGRGRSGWAVRAAMGIIRRRLQRWDRGSNDGVNVFVANSCHVADRIRRLYGRQADVIYPPVNFEAFSVSHRDEGFYLIVTAFAPYKRVDLAIEAFNRLKMPLKIIGTGQDENRLKETAGPTIEFLGWKSDAEVRESYSACRALVFPGEEDFGIVPLEAMACGKPVIAYGRGGVLETVVSLNRSQTDGRPPTGVFFDAQTPEALIEAVRAFESNRDRFDPVRIREHVRPFDRQQFKERLNRYIRVKYEEFKETRHAQKVQ
- a CDS encoding undecaprenyl-phosphate glucose phosphotransferase, translated to MLKKYSEFFKSLFFIFDLALISIAWSGAYLLRFQTRLVPVTKGMAPFQAYLVLLPAILIVWGIVFKAFDLYRPRRISSHLSEVWDITKACSLATLVVVALSFFLRQYEYSRLVFILFWGLAIVLVTLSRWSFRELFRVLRRRGHNIRYALIVGAGELGQELAARLHSHRELGIKVIGYLTRKPEKVGRDLRGVGVLGTYDELPAVLMSRSIDHVFLALPYDAYAEAPKILRFLQDQTVDVRIVPDLLQFMTIRGQAELFDGLPVVTLQATPLYGWNQVLKRLTDILFSLFILILLSPVMLMVAWLVKVTSPGPIFYRQTRMGYDGRMFEMLKFRTMRSNAEEGTGAVWAKADDPRRTPLGTILRRTSLDELPQFWNVLKGEMSIVGPRPERPEFVEKFRDTIPKYMLRHKIKAGITGWAQVNGWRGNTSLDQRIRCDLEYIEKWSLWFDLKIMWFTVWKGLVNKNAY